The following is a genomic window from Rhododendron vialii isolate Sample 1 chromosome 9a, ASM3025357v1.
TTGCTCATGTCATTTCTTGTGTTCTAGTAGATGAATTGGATGTTAGATTTTACTCATATGTATATGTACAGGAGGATCGCGAGAACATTTTGAGGGCTAGGGCTACCGGGAAAGCAGTTCTTACTAGCCCTTTTCGGTTGTTGGGTTCTCATCATCTAGGGGTTGTGTTGACATTTCCAGTTTACAAATCCAAACTCCCTCCAAACCCATCAGTGGAACAACGAATTCAAGCAACTGCAGGGTATGTGCTagtgttttacttttttattgGACCAATATTAAGAATATTTTGCCACAAGTGTCAATATTTTGTAGCAGATCTCATATAGTATGTTATTTTGCTATGAACCAAAACAATTGAAGGAATCTTATCTAAGATGGGGACTTAACAACCTTTGCTGATTTGTTGCTTCAAGCCTTGTggtcaatattttttgaatcaaaCAATTTGTGATGCTGTATTAGTCTTCTGCTGGCAAAGTCAGCTGTATTAATTTAAGCAGATAGCACATTGCAGATATCCTATTGTGATGCTTAATCACATAATGTTTTCCCTATATTTGGTCTTAGTGCCTATGTTGCTAGTAGGAGTATAATATCTTCAATAACTCTGATTTCCGTTTTTGTGGTATTTAGTCTCTTTTAGCACTGGCAGTCCTGCAGCCAATCTTGCAGTGTTGCAAGGAAATGAGTTTattttcagaagaaaaaaaaaagaaataaagaaagaaagagaggaaggaGTTTCAGGGTCTTACATTTTGTTTGTAATGGGGATTCTGCGGtgtattatttatttctttgtttttggaaaaaatgagataaagtAAATATTTGTTCACGATACTATGATGTAGTGAAGTCAACCATAACATTGGCCCGACTGCCCAAGACATCGTAGTGCTATCAAATCAATTAGTTAATGCTCTCATGCCAATTTGCATCCAAGCTGAagcttcatttttctcctgtCTGGGCTTCATCTTTTGAAGAATGTACGTAAGTATACGGATTGATCTTTTGTATATTGGCTGGCCACTCGAGATTAGTATTTAAGCCCCATATTTTACAAATTTCTGtgaacccttttttttgggtaagtaattGATAGCACTTGAGAGATTTCAAACCTGAGACTTCATGAGAGGACAAACTCCCAAGTCTCATGCCTGAACCACCAGACCAACTCATTGGGGTTAATTTCTGTGAACccttaaaatttattttttacatcGAACTAGGTATTGATTACAGCACGCTTGTGGGACTGGAATTGGTTAATGTAGTATTTTCTCCAAATATGGAATCCAAAGATGCTAAGTGCTATTTCATAGGGGCGCATAATGCTTGTACCTACATAAAGTGACCTCTTAGACTATTCTTGATCCTTGTATAAACAGAAGCTTCCAAAATTCATAAATCATGGtagcaaaaatagttttgacttTTTCCAGGTgcttttcatatattttttggCCAAATATCCACGTGCTTGCTAGATAACAGGATTCCTCTTTGATGATAATATGTTGACAGTTTCATGGACAATATGGTTCTCTTTGATATGTACAGGCCTTTAGTTTGTATAAATGGGTGGAGTAAAGCAGACTACTTGCCTGTTGccttaccctctctctctctctctctctctctctctctctctctccttcttcttgcAAACTCTGCACGTGATTTAAATGACGTGCAGAGTTTGCATGagtaatcttcttcttcttcatcatgcAAGCTCTGCACGTGATTTAAATGACGTTCTTGCTGCAATGCAGATATCTTGGCGGGGCCTTTGATGTTGAGTCGCTAGTTGAGAACTTGCTTGGGCAACTGGCTGGGAACCAGGCGATTTTGGTGAATGTTTATGATGTTACCAACTCTTCTGACCCCTTAATCATGTATGGACACCAATATGACGATGGCGACATGTCCCTTAAGCATGTCAGCACAGTTGATTTCGGAGATCCATCCAGAAAGCACCAAATGGTGTGTGGGTAAGGGCACCCAACCCTGATTCttgtttgaaaatcaaaatcttAAACATCGGGTGGAGACCTAAAAGCATGGACACGGATATCGGACAGGGACATGAACATGACACTCTCCGGACGCTGCCGGATACGCCTTAGTACATGTAATTACTGATTACTATAGTACAATTTGGTAATTTGGGCCCATTGGAGACACATTAAGGACACATAGGGGATACATTAGAAAGTCAGGATCcaattttaaaaaggttggccAAAGTCAAAATTTTCATGGATGGCTTTATATCTGTTATGTCTCCATATTTCATGATATTAATATCATTCATGTTTTTTGACCCTAAATTGAAAGAACTCTTATTTTGGTATCAATTTATAGATGTATATGCAAAACTCGACATTTCTGAATTAGCCTTCCAAGTGCCTAAgtcttaattttggaaaaataacgTGTTTGTGTCACGTCTGTATCTGTGCTTCCAAGAGCAACCAAcacattaattaaaataaatcttttgttttttactcGTTCTTGTCCTCAGATGTTACTGATTATTTTGAATCCCGAGCAGGTACCTTCAAAAGGCACCCACATCGTGGTCGGCAGTCAACAATGCCGGCTCTCTTTTTGTCATTCTTGTTTTAGTTGGTTGCGGTGCGTATTTTTCAGCACGCCATGCTGTTAAATTTGAGGATGACTTCCATGAAATGCAGGAGCTGAAAGTCCTAGCAGAAGCTGCTGATGTTGCTAAATCCCAGGTCCCACACCAAACCTGTTATTAAATCATATGTTGAAAATTCCCTTTTCCTTACAGaggaatgaaaattttgttaacTCTATTTCTTCCTTTCGCCTTTTCTGTTCTACTGTGCCAGTTTCTAGCCACTGTTTCGCATGAAATCAGGACACCCATGAATGGTATTCTTGgtatgtcaaaaattaatttccttctGTGGAGGCTGAGTTTGATCAGATATTAAATTTGTTGTTGAATACTGccatctcctatatatacttTTGAAGGAATGCTTGCCCTCCTTCTGGATACTGCTTTGAGTTCAACACAAAGGGACTATGCTCAAACTGCTCAAGCGTGTGGAAAGGCATTGATAGCGTTAATAAATGAAGTGCTTGACCGTGCAAAAATTGAAGCTGGCAAGTTAGAGTTGGAGGCAGTACCATTTGACCTTCGCTCCATactagatgatgttctttctttgttctctGAAAAGTCCAGGCATAAGGGTATTGAGGTAATTTCAACTCACTGCTATGGGACCAACTATTAAATTCGTCCTGAATTCTTGGGCAGAACTGTTGCCATGGGGTGCCGAAAACATTTAGGATTTTTGCCAATGTGTCGTGAGGGAACCTGTTAAGATGCTTACAATGGGATGTACATTCTCGATGAAAGTATGTCTTCAGATAACGTACAGCAAATTTAGGCTCTCTTCACGAAAGCCCTTAGGCCACTCATCATCAagacccaatttttttattctgcACTGTTAAAGTGGATCTTTTTCCCCGTAGGTTGTGCAATGATGCATGTTTTCATTTTATGCACTCACGGTATGTGCTTTCTTCTTTCTGTGTTATTTTGGCCCCCTTTGACTGATGCCTCTCTTTTGGATGGATGAATTACTGCTGCCCTTCATGACGCATTTTATATTAACTCCCAACTCAATGCTGCATTATCAACTTGGGAATGAAGTTGGCAGTGTTCATTTCTGATAAAGTTCCTGACATAGTTATGGGGGATCCAGGAAGATTCCGACAAGTGATCACAAATCTCGTGGGCAATTCGGTCAAAGTAAGTGAAACATTCAAGCCTCCCTATTCTGATAGCTATGGCTCGGAAATATTATTATGCTTTTCAATTATCCAGTTTGCTGGCATGCCCTTATTTAAGCTCATTTCTTGCCCAATTCATCCCTCATCCTGTGGGAAACAGaaggataaataaaaaatgctgTTTTTCTCATACTGAGATTTCCCTGGATATGTTGAATCATACACCCCAAGAGCTTCTCTAACCAAGCTCTACGTTTCTATTTCAGAGTTCCAACAACTCCAGCCATACTAAATTTTGAGTCCCTAAAGTAGTGACACCCAATCTTGAGTCTCCAAATATGGAGACTCCTTCAAAAAATGAGTCTCATTGTCACGTCCAGAATTTATAAGAACTTGTAAATTGAATTTGCATAAAATTAGTTCCATTAAGAAATGATAATTGAATATTGGAGCAGAATTAGTAGAATGCTTGGAGTTTGAAGGACGTGGATGGAATGGAGGGGGGAATGGAGGGATGATACGAGCATTTCGAGCATGGGCATAGGTATAGAGATTTGTGATCGGAGATGAAATGAATGGTACCATCCTGTTTAACAACTTTCTGAATAAGTACTTTCTACTCTTTATTTTAGAGGCTTTGGTTGTATTGCTCTTAGGAATTGATTACATTGTTAACCTAATTAACTTAGTAAATGCTTACTAGATCTAGTTTTTGTCAGTTCACTGAGCGAGGACATATATTTGTGCAAGTCCATCTAGCTGAACATGCGAAGGCTGTAATGGATGCAAAAGCCGAATCCTGCTTGAACGGAGGAGCCAGTGTGGTCCCTTTGAGTGCCTGTCAGTTCAAAACCCTAAGTGGTTGTGAATCTGCCGACGACCGCATCAGTTGGGATGCTTACAAATACTTAATTGCCGATCAAGAATTCCACATGGCCAGTGAGGAGACGTCTCAAAATGTCACTTTACTTGTATCTGTGGAAGATACTGGGATTGGCATTCCTTTAGGTGCTCAGGAGCGAGTTTTCACGCCATTTATGCAGGCCGACAGTTCAACCTCTAGACATTATGGAGGAACTGGAATTGGGTTGAGTATAAGTAAGTGTTTGGTGGAGCTAATGGGTGGTCATATAAGTTTCATAAGCCGTCCTAAAGTTGGAAGCACATTCTCGTTCACCGCGGCATTGAGAAGGTGCGAAAAAAATGCTTTCAATGATCTCAAAAGATCAATTTCTGATGATCTCCCTACTGGATTTAAAGGGTTGAAAGCAATTGTAGTTGATGGGAAACCAGTTAGAGCAGCTGTAACTAGATACCATCTGAGGAGACTTGGTATCCTGGTTGAAGTTGTAAGTAGCATCAAGATGGCAATTCCGGTTTCTGGCAGAAATGGTTCATTGAGATCCCTGTAAGTTTTTGTTTGGGTTTTCTTAATAATCATACATTTTAGTGTTAGCTTAGGAGAGCTTCATTATTTACTATCaaagtaataataaaaaaacctcAGCAGGttactttgtttttcaaaaatctcacaTTGAAAAACATCAATTTTGTTTACTCGACTATGCATAAAAGGTGtgcctttcctttttcttcggTTTTTATTTGGCATCAGCCAAAACTTGCTGCTAATTTAGCGATTTAAACCATGATATTGTGATGTCGGAAATGGAATACTGGGCAGGCAATTACAGCAAATCTTATTAGCCCAGGATTGGGAATGATATTTGGTACTCTTTGATACTGGGCAATTACTGTTACATTTTGGTACTGGGCGTAAAAGCAGTATTTTATTGCGCAGAAAAACCTACTGTTGTTTTTTGCTGTTATCTCTCAATCACAGGATTTGTTTACTTTGAGCGATTAGGACTGTTGGTTTTTCGTTGCGCCAAAGGGGGAAGACTCTGTTTTTTTGGGTTACAGCAGTTGAGAAATTTGTGAACTCTTGTTatgaaatttctttcttttctgtttttcccTGTTTTTCCCTCTTTTCCACCCTACAACACATTGCATACTTTCGTGATTCTAACTCCGTATTAAAAAAGGGTCACATGGGGGTACCATCACCTTATAGCTAAGCTATGATTTCATTTCAATCAAAGTGAAATATATCTATGACATGATGCCTACAAATGCCGTGACAGAGAAAGAAACTCACCAACTAAAGTTTCACGAAACGATAACGCGAAATTCTATTCCACTCCAAGTTCCAAAGAAGTGTGCTGAAAGGATTATCTTTGCATATTGCTCTAAGAACTCATCTCCAAGGAAATTGAGGTcttaaattttgttttagaatCAGCTTACTGAAGTCCTCCACTTTTATCATGGCAGAAATGCAAGGCAACCGGATATGATACTAGTTGAGAAGGACTCATGGATGTCTGGCGAGGACAGTAGCGCAAATTCATGGTTCCTGGACTTGGAACAGAATGTCCGCAAGTTGCAATTGCCGAAGATGATATTACTCGCAACCAATATAACTGGCGCTGAATTTGACCATGCAAAACAAGTAGGTTTTGCAGACACTGTGATAATGAAACCTCTGAGAGCAAGTATGGTGGCAGCATGCCTTCAGCAGGTGCTGGGAACAGGGAAGAAAATGCAACAAGGGAAAGACATGGTTAATGGGTCTAATCTCCTTAGGAGCTTGCTACGTGGCAAGAAAATATTGGTGGTAGACGACAATATGGTAAACCGCAGAGTTGCCGCTGGAGCACTCAAGAAATTTGGGGCTGGTGTAGAGTGTGCTGATAGTGGCAAAGCTGCTCTTGCATTGCTCCAGTTACCACATGATTTTGATGCTTGCTTCATGGATATTCAAATGCCTGAAATGGATGGGTACATACTTGACCTTATTTTCTGTGTGATTAATTGGATATTGAATTCGtatttctttctcttcaatGACCATTATTCTTATAGACAaccattctttatttttttcttgaaggactaatctttcttttttcttgttgttttgaTTTACAGATTGTACTGCCTTTTAGTATATTGATAAAAACCCTTTCATTGATATTCCTAGTAATTAAAGTAACTTTAGATGCTCTAGTTTGTGAGATATCAGCTACTTTTAGATAATTTCTGCAGATCTGCCTTATTTTTAGGACACTATTGTAGCAATGAAAAATCAGACATGGAAAACTTCCTCTTTAACTACTTTGAGTTTCTAGTATTTTGGTATATTTCCAAGTTAGATATCATTGAAAGAAGGGAGTTTAgaacttaactttttttcctgGGGATATTGCTgccttttttttacttcaatttGGGTAGAAGTAGAGCAGTCTTCTTTGGAAAGGTTTTAAAATTTGTTATTTGAGGATGTGAAGCAACATTATTCTGAATTATTGCTGTGTGCAAGGTTGAACAGAGGGCAAGGTTTCTGGATCTGTCGCTTATCATTTTAGCCGTAAGGCGTAATATAATGGGTTTTGGGTACTGATTCCATTACCCAGCTGAatattccaaaccaaaccaagccttacgtcccaatcacttggagtcggctacatgaatccgtttcctctattgagctctgtcaagggctacttgttcacacagacccattatactcatatcttcaCACATGTTTGTAACAACCCACATCAGTGGGATGGGATATGCAAGTATAAACCACAAGCTTGCTAAGTAACTTGAAGCTCAAGCTTTTGTGCCATGCTGTGGGTGCACTTTCTCCATGCGTGGCATGTGAGAAGAAGTGTGAAAAAGCCAACCTTGGTTTCGTGGACGGCTCCTTTGTGATGTGAGAGAGGAGTAAAGGCTTTGGAGAGAGTTCGAGGGCCTAGAGTAATAGGTGCTGTACCTGATTAAGGGCTGCTTTGCTACTCTATACAGGCTATACCTCCACGGAAAGCCAGATATGATATTTATTATCCCTACTCCATTGCCAATAAAAAAAGCACCTCTTCAAAATCAGCGAACACGGTAAGGCAATAAGGTCTGTACCCCCTAGTGGCACTGTATTGTTCCCTGACCTTGGCATGGTCTGGCATCTACAACCAGACTGCAAGTGCCACCGCACATCTCCTGAGTTTGAGGCCTTCTCTCTGTGGGTTTGTCTGGACTAAAGTATCTTAAGCGCTGATGACAACTTTGAGTCCCCACATGGCCAGGAACTGGTGTTTCAtcatgtcaaaatttgatgtcATGGGTAACTGCTGGTTGTGAAGTTCCAGCAACCAAGAGCTTATCCCATCTCACAGCTTTTTCTCAGATTGTCCTTCATTTCTTGCAACTTTTTGTTCCACTGGACATACGTTTTCAATCTAATCTCGTTTCCTCTTTCAGTTTAGACACAAAGATATGGGCCAACAAAATGTTCTGATTTTTCTGACATATTGGAACGCTGTGCTGTACCTTTCCATTTGGGTCAGCAAGAGATACCGACTCAAGTTTACTCCAACTTCAATCCAGTGGGTCAATTCCTATGAGTTAAAACTCTATAGAACTATAACCGTCATTGTCGTTGATAAAGATGATGCACTTCCTAAAAGTATGACTTCCAAATGAAGTCTTTTACTTTGGCAGATTATAAACAAAGCAGCTTCGGTTGCATCAATGGCAAGGTGAAAAAAAACTATCCACAGCAAGAACCGCGGTGCTTCTTGCAACGGGCCAGCTCAGCTCTTCCATGGCAGAGCTTTTGTCTTTCAGATGAAACACTTGCAATTCCGTGTGTGTTAGACATGATTTGTACATTGAGGAAAAGTTGCTATCTAATCCAATCCTCTTTTTGCAGTTTTGAGGCTACACGTCGTATTCGGAAGTTGGAGAACGAAGCAAATGAGCAGAAAAAAACGAATGAACGGTCCTCTACTGATGGAAGAAAGGCTGAATGGCACTTACCAATATTAGCCATGACCGCAGATGTGATTCACGCCACGTTTGATGAATGCCTGAAATGCGGCATGGATGGATATGTGTCAAAACCCTTTGGAGAAGAGAATCTCTATCAGGCTGTTGCACATTTCTTTGATTCTAAACCCATTTCAGATCCTTAGACCTATTTCAATTTACCAGTGACTTGGGTATATCTAATAAGTTGAAGAAGTACAGGTGTTAATCCCTTGAGCATTACCAGCAAATTTTCCATATTCTGCTGGTGCTTTTTCCTGGAGTACAGGTTTGGACAATTAGTTCTAACGCACTTTATTAAAATTGATTGGTTTCTGCAGACATTGTATACTACTGAAAGAACCATCTTTCCCCACTTGTATGTATAGATCGGTAGAGGGGGGTAGGAGGTGGTGTAGCAAAATGTTGCATGTTCTGATAATGTTGTAAGTTTCTGTTGCCACGGCCAGTCAAGAAGCCACTGTAATCCCTTGATTTGTAAAATTGTACTACTCTTTTTGACGAGTCCTTTTTCCCATTTATGGCTGCAGCAGACTTAGCATTTGGTGTTTTAAACTTGTGCATGAAAGGTTCCAGTGCGGGTATGGACAAGCGCCTAAAAATGATTGGATTGCGGGAAATGAAGGTGAATCTATTCTGTTTAGTAATTTGATTTAACAGAGGAtacaattttatatattttttcaatattaCAAATATTGAGAAATGTGTGTGAGAtctaatttgttttgtttggctTAACTTATCATGAAAATTACTATTCCTCATGTGATCTGGATGTGCAAATCCTAATTGGGTCAATTAGAAACTATTGAAAGCTTAGGGATTTTTCATGAATTTGTAGTCTTTGTACATGAGCTAACACTCCCTCATCCATGAGTAAATCGACTTGGGGGGCAGCAGAATTTAGCAACGCTCAATCTCActgtctaaaagtgttttagacagtttggattttaaaagaactcttcTAGGgagtcaaaaatatttttggatggtGAAATTAAGCGTTGCCGAATGCTCCCCCAAGTTTAAATTTGGATACGACCAGAATACCATGCACATTTGTGATGTTACAAAATATAATGGGAAATATCCCATGGCAGTAAACATCACAATATGGGTAACTTGGTGAAAGACGAGGCTTGGTAATTGGATTAGTTATTTTTCACTTATTTGTTAGTGATAGGTATCAAATTAAGACCTGCATCTCACACATGGAGGAGCATAGTTGGCATCAAAGCTGTTCTGAAAAAAGGCATAAAATGGGTCATAGGAGAACATaccaaatccaacaaaaaggtGGAGGAACTTAATGTTAATGGGCGATGAAATCTGGATTCATATCCCACATTGTGAATGTTAGAGTGATTGATTCTTTACTTGGTTACCAAAGTCACATAAAGCGCGGATGGGTGCAAATGTGGGAGAGCGAGCATGAAAGTGTCTCtcaaaaacttttaaaataactaaaattcATGGGTGCGAAGATTGAGAGCTCAAACACTAGCGTATaccattttgaaggattatatgACTAAGGGTACTCTTCCTAGCTACACCCAAGCTTCTGATCATCCCACATTTTACTAACGCTAGCCTAATGGTACTCTTCCTAGCTACACCTGACTAATGTGACTAGGACCCCGTTTGTTACTAATGGTACTCTTCCCACATTTTACTAATGGTACACTTGACTAATGGTACTCTTCCCACATTTACCCCGTTCCACAAACAacttattttcacttttttaatttgtccttatttgaattttttttttcatttgttagttttgtatcaaatttttttaactttttgattcgacgagatgaatcggaaaaataaaaaaaaaatttcctttctaCCCAAagattttgaactttttttacttttacaaatcaaaaagtcaaaaaaatttggcgcaatacgaacaaacgcgaaaaaatattcaaataagaacaaaaccacACTTTTTTCTAAAAGTGTTATAGTGCATTAGGAAACCCTTATGTGACTAATGGTACTCTTCCTATCTACACCCAAGCTTCTGAtcatcccaaaaaaataataataataagaggaaagtccactttgaccccctgtggtatgggccatgtgcggatacaccccctatggtttaaaagtgtgcacataacctcctgtggttttaaaattgtgcggatagaccccctgccgtcatgttttccgtccattttaacggacacaactttaaaaaaccgatataccctcatcatcTCCCTTGattcgttttcttttttaaatctaaccacatcATCCcctatatcaaaaattgaatccaaaccgttgatattgtagagtttgacAAATACTACATCtttgccaaaattcaagtcaatcaaaaaatgaaaagttcatggtcgaatcaattttgttatgaaatgaaattttccaatttgaattaccacaaattagatcactgggttattgatacCTGATCGAGATGAATTTTTACAGAGATATTCTAttgtttatttaatacattatgaacggctcagattacattctagaggcgtgtgagatacacctccgttaatatagaccgaaaacatgacggcagggggtctatccgcacaattttaaaaccacaggaggttatgtgcacacttttaaacCATAGGGGGTATATCCGCACATGGCCTATAccacagggggtcaaagtggactttccTCTAATAATAATTGAGCGATATCTATCACTATAGGTAAAAGATTGTCACTGAATACTTTTAGCTCCACAATTTTAGTGACAACTTTTTTGCCACTAAAGCTCATTTTTTACCATTAGGCTAGCGCTACCATTTGGAGACGAAAAACCATTCCTCGCCAAAAGGGAtcatgataagcacccaataatgttGATTCTTGGTGCTTGaatcctctagtatgttgtgtttgtacatatatgttgtcatttttatgcgatattgcacgtaaagtgtatttttagtattttcagGTAAACCGTGTGAATAAGGCGCATTTGAAGGCCATAGATAACCCCGAGTGTGTCCAAGTACCCAAGACCACATGGCGCTCCGCGATCGAGTCTCAAAAGTCATGAAAAGAAGCTTTGAAGCATACTCGGGAtgcccaagggtcaagggaagtGAGGGAGATACGAGAATGTTACCCAAAGCAATTCATTTTCCGACCAACTTAGGGGAAaatcatcatatcttttgatgtacaaaatatttttgatccaaaccacttgggttagaaagtagactcaataaactttccaacggttcaaagaacACCCGAATCCAAGTTCGGGAGTCCGGAGCGACCCTGTGAAGTTGTGCAGAATCCAGTAAGCATGATCGATTCCCCTGTgtttggggatcgatccccaaagCCCTTCACGAATATTTCAGTGGCAATTTTGTAATTAACTTAGTAAGGGGGTATATATACCATCCTTGGTCCGATTTTAGGTCATTCTCAATTTTAGgaattctctctctacctccctcttcTCTAgctctccttctctcttcaaAGGATGAGGATTGCTAAGGTTTTGAGACTTTTTCCTTCATTAATGTTGTAagtatatttgtgtttttcattAATCTAGCTATATTTCAAGTTTCATccatattttcatttctctctatgCTTTCCCTTGTGTTTACACCCACTATGGGCGAGTAGTGAtcaaggcttggtcatggggtgatttaTATCCCATGGTTTAggtagtttaatggcttctcTCAATTCTTGTGCTTAATGTGGTTTATGAATAGATTAAGTTCTTatatttatgtaacaaaacctagggttgttaacctctttaATTATATGTAGGCAATgacttgatctcttgccacatataatgcttggtgctatgtcactctaagtgtttgccaaaatgcctTAAAAGAACTTGTTAAGGTCTAATCTTTGATCTAAATCTAGAGATGTttaacttctttgattgggTGTAAACAAGTCTCTTGGCACACCTAATGCTTGGAATCATGGTTCTCTTTGTGTTCGATAAAATACCTAAATGAGTTTTCATCCATTTTCAAACTCCATCGTATGAATTAAACTTAattttcatggttaaatcttccgagtgagATCAAATGACTTTGAATCTCACTTGAGTAATTAAAGAGAAGCGTTGAACGGCCTAAGTTATGGGCGAAATgaacccctagaccttgccgcttttaatttctagtcaaacttcattttcaatcaagttaGGAGGCAGAGAGAATTTCAATCACTCAAAAGTTGGCCATCTCAAAGCCAAATCCAAAGGTTGgtggtcctaacgctaaaaaccTTTCGTAAAGCAAACCTTCCAACCTAGCTCTattggctccctgtggattcgactccggatttccggatattatgctgtgatcgacctagccctacgcttggagcAACCTCTACTACGACACACTTTGGTCGAGCAAGCATATCATTAGGTGACGAATTTTGGATTGTCGTCGCCAGATTTTGACACTAaaagtgttttttgttgtagtaaACTAGTAATCAACTCCGTTCTCGGGGAGGGATTG
Proteins encoded in this region:
- the LOC131300804 gene encoding histidine kinase 4, with product MGVKMMQGHHLVSVRLNEKLGGTKRNYTIVHRLPLTGLLILWLIVVGLVSYLYVYEPTDADTKTRRQDGLVTMCDQRARILQDQFSVSVNHVHALGILVSTFHYYKNPSAIDQETFAEYTAQTAFERPLLSGVAYAQRVVHSEREEFEREHGWMIRTMEREPSPIRDEYAPVIFSQETVSYIESLDMMSGEEDRENILRARATGKAVLTSPFRLLGSHHLGVVLTFPVYKSKLPPNPSVEQRIQATAGYLGGAFDVESLVENLLGQLAGNQAILVNVYDVTNSSDPLIMYGHQYDDGDMSLKHVSTVDFGDPSRKHQMVCGYLQKAPTSWSAVNNAGSLFVILVLVGCGAYFSARHAVKFEDDFHEMQELKVLAEAADVAKSQFLATVSHEIRTPMNGILGMLALLLDTALSSTQRDYAQTAQACGKALIALINEVLDRAKIEAGKLELEAVPFDLRSILDDVLSLFSEKSRHKGIELAVFISDKVPDIVMGDPGRFRQVITNLVGNSVKFTERGHIFVQVHLAEHAKAVMDAKAESCLNGGASVVPLSACQFKTLSGCESADDRISWDAYKYLIADQEFHMASEETSQNVTLLVSVEDTGIGIPLGAQERVFTPFMQADSSTSRHYGGTGIGLSISKCLVELMGGHISFISRPKVGSTFSFTAALRRCEKNAFNDLKRSISDDLPTGFKGLKAIVVDGKPVRAAVTRYHLRRLGILVEVVSSIKMAIPVSGRNGSLRSLNARQPDMILVEKDSWMSGEDSSANSWFLDLEQNVRKLQLPKMILLATNITGAEFDHAKQVGFADTVIMKPLRASMVAACLQQVLGTGKKMQQGKDMVNGSNLLRSLLRGKKILVVDDNMVNRRVAAGALKKFGAGVECADSGKAALALLQLPHDFDACFMDIQMPEMDGFEATRRIRKLENEANEQKKTNERSSTDGRKAEWHLPILAMTADVIHATFDECLKCGMDGYVSKPFGEENLYQAVAHFFDSKPISDP